A segment of the Apteryx mantelli isolate bAptMan1 chromosome 13, bAptMan1.hap1, whole genome shotgun sequence genome:
TGTCTGTTATAGGAGACCAAAATGTTGAGTACAAGAAGATGGTCTGGCATAAGGACTGCTTCACTTGCAGCCAGTGCAAGCAAGTGATCGGATCTGGGAGCTTCTTCCCCAAGGGCGATGACTTCTACTGTGTCTCCTGCCATGAGCATAAGTTTGCCAAGACCTGTGCTAAATGCAAGAATGTAAGTCCTTCCGGTTTGCAAAGGCAGCTGCCTGAATTTAGAGTTGCTAACCCTTGCGTGTCTGTTAGAAGCTAGGAGGGTAAACCAGCAGACAGATCATGCTATAGCTGTACTGCACTGCTTACTTTCCTTCCCTGAGATActgctgtgagcagctggtgtggCTTAACATCATGAGTGAGCTAAAGGTTATTGCATATTACAGTAGCTGAGCAGGGGCTGTAGGAGTTTTCCGAGGGCAgctctgctgctcacagaccaAAACCAAGACAACACCAGTCCTGCACTTGCTTTGGGGATGACAAGGCTAAGATGGTTTAAGTGCTCGAGTAGGTATTGCGTATTCAAGCAGCAAACCAATGTTTTATATAAATGACTGTTTTACAGCTTCTGCAACTGATTAATGTAGAACTGCAGAGTTGCTGCAGGTAAAATAAACTATTATGAAGGCTCCAGACATGTAGGATTTCAGGCTACAGAAACTCAAGTATTGCTCTATTTCATTTTAATGGAAACCTTCAAAAGAAGATCTTCACAATGACAAAGCTCCCCCACCATACACGCCATGCAAGTGTCACCCCTCTTCCTCCCTACTGATTCTGAAACACAGCATATCTGCTCTTTGCCTCCTAGCCCATCACTTCTGGAGGTCTCACTTACCAGGAGCAGCCTTGGCATTCAGAGTGCTTCATTTGTTCCAACTGCAAGAAGCAACTGGGTGGGAAGCGCTTCACAGCTGTAGAGGATCAGTTTTACTGTGTTGACTGCTACAAGGAGTGCGTTGCCAAGAAGTGTGCTGGCTGCAAGAATCCTATTACAGGTAAGCTGGATTAAATGCAGTTTGGGTGCACTGAGTGCTTAAGGTCAGAAGTGTGATCGCCAAAAGCCATGTACCTCAGAGGCTACTAACACCAGGAGCAGGTCTAGTATCCCCAACCGTATTCCTGCAATTTACATGTGATCTAATTACAAGCCACATGCTCCTCTTGGAGGGAGGCTGAGTTAGTAACTAACTGAACTCTTCACCTTTTGTACTCCTCAAATTTATCTCCCCCAGAACTGCCCCAAACGGAACATTTCCCACCTAAATCTTAGTTTGGGAACCAGAAGACTAAAAAGAGCAGTGCTTTAGTGCCCTGGAGTAATGCTTGCTTTGCTTCTAATATGTTTTACATGTCATGGCTATTGGATATGAAAACCCCAGAAAGCTCACCCCTAAAATATGGGTACTATCCTGCCAGTCCCAtgactcttcccttctcttctgcatttcagaGCATGGATCTGACCCTGTAACAATATGGTTGGGTGTTTGGCCCAGCCTGTCCTTGCTCTATTACTCTTTCCTTCAACTTGACTGTTCCCTGGAGATAGGATCCAAGAGAAAAACCTTAGTGTAGACAAGCCACACAAACCCATGCAAAGCTGCCTGTTTCTCCAAGAGCAGTAATACTGAGCAGCAAACAGTGTGGTTCAGTTAGTTACATTAGTGTAGAAGCACAGGAGGCATTAAGAATGAGACTTGCTGCTTGGTGGACTAACACGGCCAAGGACAACCTACTATCGTCGTCCTATAATTGTTTTCTCTCCTAGCAGGATTTGGAAGAGGAACCAGTGTGGTTAACTACGAAGATGAATCCTGGCACGATTATTGTTTCAAA
Coding sequences within it:
- the FHL1 gene encoding four and a half LIM domains protein 1 isoform X3; translation: MSDRFDCHYCRDPLQGKKYVQKEGRHCCVKCFEKFCANTCIECKKPIGADSKELHFKNRYWHDSCFRCFKCSTSLVNEPFMLRENNKVWCSNCTATEDAPRCKGCFKPIIAGDQNVEYKKMVWHKDCFTCSQCKQVIGSGSFFPKGDDFYCVSCHEHKFAKTCAKCKNPITSGGLTYQEQPWHSECFICSNCKKQLGGKRFTAVEDQFYCVDCYKECVAKKCAGCKNPITAGFGRGTSVVNYEDESWHDYCFKCTKCARGLANKRFVCHNGKIYCAECPKRL